The Methanothrix soehngenii GP6 genome has a window encoding:
- a CDS encoding radical SAM protein, giving the protein MTRESDIPLVGCLYFGVVDRGSNLLQIRPSCGCNLSCPFCSVDAGPSSRSRVTDYQVDLDYLMEAVREIAPFKEPGVECHIDSPGEPMLYPDIVELVGRLKGIGEVSVVSMQSNGTRLDEEMIRSLEEAGLDRINLSMHALDPELAAYLAGRPGFDVQGLIETAENIAKSRIDLLIAPVYIPGINDQEIPKLIDFAIRSGAGKRWPPLGIQKFEHYRLGRSPRGVRAENWWHFYNRSMPQWEKEFSLPLRLKAQDFEIEKRPMIPTVFKRNEKTKVEIRAPGWVEGEQLGVAKNRVVSVVDCPKKEGSVRVKIVSNKHNIYVAVPA; this is encoded by the coding sequence GTGACAAGAGAGTCGGACATACCGCTGGTGGGATGTCTGTACTTCGGAGTGGTGGATCGAGGGAGCAATCTCCTGCAGATAAGGCCGAGCTGCGGCTGCAACTTAAGCTGCCCCTTCTGCTCGGTTGATGCCGGTCCCAGCTCGAGGTCAAGGGTGACAGACTATCAGGTGGACCTGGACTATCTGATGGAGGCGGTTCGGGAGATAGCTCCCTTCAAGGAACCCGGGGTGGAGTGCCATATCGACTCCCCTGGGGAGCCTATGCTCTATCCGGATATCGTAGAGCTGGTAGGGAGGCTGAAGGGGATAGGAGAGGTCAGTGTCGTCTCCATGCAGAGCAATGGCACTCGTCTGGATGAGGAGATGATCAGATCTTTAGAGGAGGCGGGGCTGGACAGGATCAACCTCTCCATGCACGCTTTAGATCCGGAGCTGGCGGCGTATCTGGCGGGAAGGCCGGGATTTGATGTCCAGGGGCTTATAGAGACAGCAGAAAATATTGCCAAAAGCAGAATCGACCTATTGATCGCGCCGGTGTACATTCCGGGAATAAACGACCAAGAGATTCCAAAATTGATCGATTTTGCCATTAGATCAGGAGCGGGAAAGAGGTGGCCGCCCCTGGGGATTCAGAAGTTCGAGCACTACCGGCTGGGCCGATCGCCGCGGGGCGTTCGTGCGGAGAACTGGTGGCACTTTTATAACCGCAGCATGCCGCAGTGGGAGAAGGAGTTCTCTCTGCCCCTGAGGCTCAAGGCGCAGGATTTCGAAATTGAGAAGCGGCCCATGATCCCCACGGTCTTCAAGAGAAATGAGAAGACAAAAGTGGAGATAAGAGCTCCCGGCTGGGTAGAGGGAGAGCAGCTTGGAGTTGCAAAAAATCGGGTGGTATCGGTGGTGGACTGCCCGAAAAAAGAGGGGAGCGTGCGGGTGAAGATAGTATCCAATAAGCACAATATCTATGTGGCTGTTCCAGCTTGA
- a CDS encoding HD domain-containing protein, whose protein sequence is MCFEEEIFTQSLREDVERLYKDADPAHDFSHILRVYHNAKVIGLAEGADMPVLLLAALLHDALEGSKHSLGSLDAKQDQDVRRREAVCQFLEKIDLPEEKKAKVFYAIEVHRFSQGIEPETLEGKILQDADRLDAMGAVGIARAFMTGGSINRAFYSPQDPFCKRREPDDGKWNLDHFYRKLLRLESRMHTRRGKEMASRRNEVLRRYLKDLEEEIEEHSP, encoded by the coding sequence ATGTGCTTTGAGGAAGAAATCTTCACCCAATCACTGCGGGAAGATGTCGAGAGGCTGTATAAGGATGCGGACCCTGCGCACGACTTTTCTCATATCTTAAGGGTTTATCATAATGCCAAAGTGATCGGCCTGGCCGAGGGGGCGGACATGCCTGTTCTTCTCCTGGCAGCTCTACTGCATGATGCTTTAGAGGGATCTAAGCATTCTCTTGGCTCATTAGATGCAAAGCAGGATCAAGATGTCAGGCGACGGGAGGCAGTGTGCCAGTTTCTGGAGAAAATCGATCTGCCTGAAGAGAAAAAAGCGAAGGTGTTCTATGCGATCGAGGTGCACCGCTTCTCCCAGGGAATCGAGCCTGAAACCCTGGAGGGAAAAATACTTCAGGATGCCGACCGGCTGGATGCCATGGGCGCTGTCGGCATAGCCCGAGCCTTTATGACCGGCGGGTCTATAAACCGGGCATTCTACAGCCCTCAGGATCCTTTCTGCAAGAGACGTGAGCCGGATGACGGCAAATGGAATCTGGATCATTTTTACAGAAAGCTCCTCAGGCTGGAATCCCGAATGCATACCAGGAGAGGAAAAGAGATGGCCAGCAGGAGAAATGAGGTGCTGAGAAGATATCTGAAAGATCTGGAGGAGGAGATCGAGGAGCATTCGCCTTAA
- a CDS encoding acylphosphatase, protein MKLKITITGPKVNDVGYRYFLLGIAMSNRIRMFEAHNMRSSEGQAVLAFADGDEEAIKAFCAQIETERPARSEVSNIVFDDFQGEVMRIGEYAQFCATIQLNKAIPVLLDMRDDLRAVRKNTDLIPQIKENTDAIPQIKANTDAIPQIKANTDAIPQIKANTDAIPQIKANTDAIPHVLGEIKGLRDDIQPGYANNFRQVQADVRAIKERLGMQ, encoded by the coding sequence ATGAAGCTCAAGATCACAATCACTGGTCCGAAGGTTAATGACGTTGGCTACCGTTACTTCCTGTTAGGCATTGCCATGTCCAATAGGATCAGGATGTTTGAGGCTCACAATATGAGAAGCAGCGAGGGCCAGGCAGTCCTAGCCTTTGCTGATGGCGATGAGGAGGCGATTAAAGCCTTCTGCGCTCAGATTGAAACAGAGCGTCCCGCCCGTTCCGAGGTGTCAAATATTGTCTTTGATGACTTTCAGGGAGAGGTCATGAGGATAGGAGAGTATGCTCAGTTCTGCGCTACGATCCAGTTGAATAAAGCCATCCCTGTGCTGCTTGATATGAGAGATGACTTGAGAGCAGTGCGAAAGAACACCGACTTGATACCTCAGATAAAGGAAAATACAGATGCCATACCTCAGATAAAGGCAAACACAGATGCTATTCCTCAGATAAAGGCAAACACAGATGCCATACCTCAAATAAAGGCAAATACGGATGCCATACCTCAGATAAAGGCAAATACAGACGCTATTCCTCATGTCTTGGGTGAGATCAAGGGCTTGAGGGATGACATCCAGCCTGGATATGCGAACAACTTCAGGCAGGTACAGGCCGATGTCCGGGCGATAAAGGAACGCCTGGGCATGCAGTAA
- the pssA gene encoding CDP-diacylglycerol--serine O-phosphatidyltransferase: protein MNILRALRPPDLFTMLNIALGFAAILVICESQSLDILKVAVVLIILAAIADGLDGFVARKRGSGPLGANLDSLADLVSFGVAPAFLVVQAFSLPFLIWPAAIFFVICGALRLARFNISNKSDQLFEGLPIPAAGMALSASVLLGRPGLAVTLMLILALLMISSIPYPKIRDKRVLSILGFFTIAAAWAVFFQSNTIYTAILLGALIIMYLLSPVVISRLQKGK from the coding sequence ATGAATATCCTGCGCGCACTCCGGCCGCCAGACCTGTTCACCATGTTGAACATCGCTCTGGGATTTGCTGCCATCCTCGTCATCTGCGAATCACAATCTTTGGATATCTTAAAGGTAGCAGTCGTTCTCATAATATTAGCAGCGATAGCAGATGGACTGGACGGATTTGTAGCCAGAAAGAGGGGATCCGGTCCCCTGGGAGCTAACCTGGACTCCCTGGCAGACCTGGTGTCCTTTGGTGTAGCGCCGGCCTTTCTTGTTGTTCAGGCATTCAGCCTCCCCTTCCTGATCTGGCCGGCAGCGATCTTCTTTGTCATCTGTGGAGCCCTCCGCCTGGCCAGGTTCAATATCTCAAACAAGAGCGATCAGCTCTTCGAGGGCCTGCCCATTCCTGCTGCAGGCATGGCTCTATCAGCCAGCGTCCTATTGGGGCGGCCTGGGCTTGCCGTTACACTCATGCTCATTTTGGCTTTGCTCATGATAAGCAGCATACCATATCCCAAGATAAGGGACAAGAGAGTCCTGTCTATATTGGGCTTCTTCACCATTGCTGCCGCCTGGGCGGTCTTTTTTCAGAGCAATACCATTTATACCGCGATCCTGTTGGGCGCTCTGATAATCATGTATTTGTTAAGTCCGGTGGTGATTTCACGCCTACAAAAAGGGAAATAG
- a CDS encoding S8 family serine peptidase, which produces MLLLAVAGAQIAEAGSSDAVGKIDADLAEMLGGAGEERIPVIVMLKGTEALDIDGFDVKYSYQLIPGLAGEASSTTIREMAESDRVSAIYFDDPAKISAPVEDIASAPDNALVYDNSSVDGQDNDSDGPSDGYISPARIIKADKLWEMGIDGRGINVAVIDSGIDKNHPDLIGKVIAEKNFLANEITADDLLGHGTMIAGIIAGSGASSGGRYVGIAPGASLINVKVIDQNGDGRVSDIIAGIEWAIYNGADVLSLSLGGINLGETNPPITMAADNAADQGVVVCVAAGNRNSTENENQLSGASSSQLRGSPVELSQTEESSGKDVYFLFVPIVFALPPGLIDSPGDGVNVITLGSTDAAGHMASFSGSGPTRDDRIKPDVVAPGMDIISTVPAGLEGPEYVDTYYARESGTSLSTPIAAGLAALLLQEWSNLTPAGIKGAMTRGAAKLNNTHGVAYEAYYQGTGLLDALHSYQLLEELGDGMSGVVPDLWKPGRWAYLPSGEGVYVGLDTGADRPQKKIYALAPGDRDWNTRFVFFSNRERDGISLSAQGEIADWVSLQALPEHISSNSQHVFAASIQVPEDADPGDYSGSLDITDSGETVLEIPVSLTVAEPLSISLGKGGNSGSLTGNQWDYYYLDLPVGSRGIEVRLDWNSESDSIDADRTDSNSTAFSSTNASSTDLGSSLDLFLISPTSEYYAGGPEGSSKRVAIESPPSGRWLVAVYSENASVNASYTLQVEQEMIEPTPKRWHIDSANPGTNASIEILLENRGLAMENLSYAAVIENESLVEYEGRVGLKQIWNQTVNVTDETIRLSAELATIEGSRYSEVALVFEDPDGMASEEHADLGSGYLGPVEVSNPQAGRWAINVYGYNVPETGQPFRLTVKQYKEEPWSWISISGPDRLEAGSNQTLRASLALPQNPAQHQLQGYLKIWANNSSIQIPVSISLAGSGLVGLSSEKVLDEDEDGKHDQLVLGFGVNVTIPGNFRLNGVVNDCLGNRIDVIDQSQRLDEDGVIHVNVSGTDIWRAAKCGPIRIENLVLYDNTGNYLDRYEEDIRIDRDPKEFQAPPAYISGFVNQTTMEVIAVGVNLSVTKPGTYRIDGFILDDSGKEIGYEKVEERLNPGNHTLSLEFSPSDFIILEEVSRVRLVDLVLTSDGEELENRDLAWTSEEMDPLAFRAVPGSGEAMASQESVVPAGSDSNLPFPAAEGAVLRRENGTVVIS; this is translated from the coding sequence GTGCTTCTCCTGGCCGTGGCCGGAGCGCAGATAGCCGAAGCAGGGTCATCTGATGCCGTCGGAAAGATAGATGCTGATCTGGCAGAGATGCTCGGTGGTGCGGGAGAGGAGAGGATACCTGTGATTGTGATGCTGAAGGGCACCGAGGCTCTGGATATTGACGGCTTCGATGTCAAGTACAGCTATCAGCTCATCCCCGGCCTGGCTGGAGAGGCAAGCAGCACTACCATCCGAGAGATGGCAGAGAGCGATAGAGTATCCGCTATCTATTTCGATGATCCTGCGAAGATATCGGCACCAGTCGAGGATATCGCATCTGCACCGGATAATGCTCTGGTTTATGATAACTCTTCCGTCGATGGGCAGGATAACGATTCTGATGGCCCATCAGATGGTTACATCTCTCCCGCCCGGATCATCAAAGCGGATAAGCTCTGGGAGATGGGGATCGATGGCCGGGGGATAAACGTTGCGGTGATCGATTCAGGCATCGACAAGAATCATCCCGATCTGATCGGCAAGGTGATCGCTGAGAAGAACTTCCTGGCCAATGAGATCACAGCAGACGATCTTTTGGGCCATGGCACAATGATCGCCGGGATCATCGCCGGCTCAGGTGCCAGCTCGGGCGGAAGATATGTGGGAATTGCCCCCGGGGCGAGCCTGATCAATGTCAAGGTGATCGACCAGAATGGCGATGGCAGGGTATCGGATATCATCGCCGGCATTGAGTGGGCCATCTACAATGGCGCTGATGTTCTGAGCCTCAGCCTGGGAGGGATAAACCTGGGCGAGACCAATCCCCCCATAACCATGGCCGCAGATAATGCCGCGGATCAGGGTGTGGTGGTATGTGTGGCTGCGGGAAACCGCAACAGCACTGAGAACGAGAATCAGCTGTCGGGAGCATCGTCCAGCCAGCTTCGAGGCTCTCCTGTCGAGCTCTCCCAGACGGAAGAGAGCAGCGGCAAGGACGTCTATTTCCTGTTTGTGCCCATCGTCTTCGCCCTGCCTCCGGGGCTGATAGACTCGCCAGGCGACGGGGTGAATGTCATCACCCTGGGTTCAACCGATGCCGCGGGGCATATGGCCAGCTTCTCCGGTTCCGGGCCGACCAGGGACGACAGGATCAAGCCGGATGTCGTCGCTCCGGGAATGGATATCATCTCCACAGTGCCCGCTGGCCTTGAGGGGCCGGAGTATGTTGATACTTATTATGCCCGGGAATCGGGGACAAGCCTCTCCACGCCCATTGCCGCAGGTCTCGCTGCCCTTCTCTTGCAGGAGTGGAGCAACCTAACTCCCGCAGGGATCAAGGGGGCGATGACCAGGGGAGCGGCCAAGCTCAATAACACCCATGGGGTGGCTTACGAGGCATACTATCAGGGAACTGGCCTGTTGGATGCTCTACATTCCTATCAGCTCCTGGAGGAGCTGGGAGATGGGATGAGCGGCGTTGTGCCTGATCTGTGGAAGCCGGGTCGGTGGGCATATCTGCCCTCAGGAGAAGGAGTCTATGTGGGCCTGGATACAGGAGCAGACCGGCCGCAGAAGAAGATCTATGCCCTTGCCCCTGGAGACCGCGACTGGAATACCAGGTTCGTGTTCTTCAGCAACCGGGAGAGAGATGGGATTTCCCTCTCCGCTCAGGGGGAGATAGCAGATTGGGTCAGCCTGCAGGCCCTTCCTGAGCATATATCATCCAACAGTCAGCATGTCTTTGCCGCATCCATCCAGGTGCCGGAAGATGCGGATCCTGGAGATTATTCCGGGTCGCTTGATATCACCGACTCCGGAGAGACGGTCCTTGAGATACCGGTCAGCCTGACGGTGGCAGAGCCCCTATCCATCTCCCTGGGAAAAGGAGGGAATTCCGGAAGCCTGACCGGGAACCAGTGGGATTACTATTATCTGGATTTGCCGGTGGGATCGAGGGGGATTGAGGTCAGGCTGGACTGGAACTCCGAATCGGATTCCATTGATGCTGATCGAACTGATTCCAACTCAACGGCTTTTAGCTCCACCAACGCCAGCTCCACGGACCTTGGCTCCAGCCTGGACCTGTTCCTAATATCCCCCACCAGCGAGTACTATGCCGGAGGGCCGGAGGGCAGCTCCAAGAGGGTAGCAATCGAGAGCCCGCCTTCGGGAAGGTGGCTCGTGGCCGTGTATAGCGAGAATGCATCCGTTAATGCCAGCTATACCCTCCAGGTGGAGCAGGAGATGATAGAGCCCACTCCCAAGCGGTGGCACATAGACTCCGCCAATCCGGGAACGAATGCCAGCATCGAAATCCTGCTGGAGAATAGAGGTCTGGCGATGGAGAATCTGAGCTATGCGGCAGTTATCGAGAACGAAAGCCTGGTGGAGTATGAGGGCAGAGTGGGATTGAAGCAGATCTGGAACCAGACGGTGAATGTAACCGATGAGACCATAAGGCTCTCTGCAGAGCTTGCCACCATTGAGGGCAGCAGATACAGCGAGGTGGCCCTGGTCTTTGAGGATCCCGATGGAATGGCAAGCGAGGAGCATGCGGATTTGGGGTCGGGATATCTCGGTCCGGTGGAGGTCTCCAATCCCCAAGCTGGCAGGTGGGCGATCAACGTCTATGGGTATAATGTCCCCGAAACCGGCCAGCCCTTCAGGCTCACTGTCAAACAATACAAAGAGGAGCCCTGGAGCTGGATCAGCATCAGCGGCCCTGACCGGCTGGAGGCAGGCAGCAACCAAACCCTAAGGGCCAGCCTTGCCTTGCCCCAGAATCCTGCCCAACACCAGCTGCAGGGATACTTAAAGATCTGGGCTAACAATAGCAGCATCCAGATCCCGGTGAGCATCTCGCTGGCCGGATCAGGGCTTGTCGGCCTGAGCTCGGAAAAGGTGCTGGACGAGGATGAAGATGGCAAGCATGACCAGCTGGTTTTGGGATTCGGGGTGAATGTCACCATTCCAGGAAATTTCAGGCTGAATGGGGTGGTGAACGATTGCCTTGGGAATAGGATCGATGTGATAGATCAGAGCCAGAGGCTGGATGAGGATGGAGTTATCCATGTCAACGTCAGCGGCACCGATATCTGGAGAGCGGCCAAGTGCGGCCCCATCAGAATCGAGAACCTGGTCCTCTACGATAATACTGGCAACTACCTTGATCGCTATGAAGAGGATATCCGCATAGATCGTGATCCCAAAGAGTTCCAGGCGCCTCCTGCCTACATCAGCGGATTTGTCAATCAGACCACTATGGAGGTCATAGCCGTTGGGGTCAACCTATCGGTGACAAAGCCGGGAACCTATCGGATCGATGGGTTCATCCTGGATGATTCCGGGAAGGAGATCGGATACGAGAAGGTTGAAGAACGCCTTAATCCGGGCAACCACACCCTCAGCCTCGAGTTCAGTCCCTCAGATTTTATTATCCTGGAGGAGGTCTCCCGGGTTCGGCTGGTTGATCTGGTTCTGACCTCTGACGGGGAGGAGCTGGAGAATAGAGACCTGGCCTGGACCTCAGAGGAGATGGACCCCCTAGCATTTAGAGCGGTGCCTGGGTCTGGGGAGGCCATGGCATCTCAGGAGTCGGTGGTCCCAGCAGGCTCTGACTCTAATCTTCCCTTTCCGGCAGCAGAGGGAGCGGTATTGAGACGGGAAAATGGTACGGTGGTCATATCCTGA
- a CDS encoding dihydroneopterin aldolase family protein has protein sequence MGGLFSEQYHLYRDPVGRSDNHVFVKSGGDFTPTKREIAAFEAGIKLGALYHQFVGSPVGMRTASSLEKAIEESISLQPYVRRVEVRIDRDMLSENVFGYGELEGRMIWALVEIEYEGEVISARLEYDRERCYPLMSLK, from the coding sequence CTGGGCGGTCTTTTTTCAGAGCAATACCATTTATACCGCGATCCTGTTGGGCGCTCTGATAATCATGTATTTGTTAAGTCCGGTGGTGATTTCACGCCTACAAAAAGGGAAATAGCAGCCTTTGAGGCAGGAATAAAGCTGGGAGCACTCTATCACCAGTTCGTGGGCTCGCCAGTGGGAATGAGGACAGCATCCAGCCTTGAGAAGGCCATCGAAGAGAGTATCTCCCTTCAGCCTTATGTGCGGAGGGTCGAGGTGAGGATAGACCGGGATATGCTCTCTGAAAATGTCTTCGGCTACGGCGAGCTGGAAGGGAGGATGATCTGGGCCCTGGTGGAGATAGAATATGAAGGGGAGGTGATCTCCGCCCGGCTGGAGTACGACCGGGAGAGGTGCTATCCCCTTATGAGCCTGAAATAG
- the guaA gene encoding glutamine-hydrolyzing GMP synthase produces MNAERFIENAIAEIKRDIKGRAIIGLSGGVDSSVCAMLAHRALGDRLVPVYVDSGLMRQSESDRIEELFKDLGLVRVNAQDRFLEALKGVVDPEEKRMVVGETFIRVFEEEARRIGGDCLIQGTIYPDRIESDGGIKAHHNVGGLPSRIEFKNIVEPLRDLYKDEVRQVARALSLSPEISERMPFPGPGLSVRIVGEVTRDKLDVVRKANAIVEEEVEEFSPWQAFAAILGMATGVKGDNRVYGYVVAVRAVTSRDAMTAEAMELPWQVLRRISGRITGEIPTVSRVVYDLTPKPPGTIEFE; encoded by the coding sequence ATGAATGCGGAGCGTTTCATTGAGAACGCCATTGCAGAGATCAAGCGCGATATTAAGGGTCGCGCTATTATCGGTTTATCTGGGGGTGTAGACAGCTCGGTATGCGCTATGCTTGCTCATCGGGCATTGGGTGACCGGCTGGTTCCTGTCTATGTGGACTCCGGGCTGATGAGGCAGTCTGAGTCCGATCGAATTGAGGAGCTATTCAAGGATCTGGGCCTGGTGCGGGTCAATGCCCAGGACCGATTTCTAGAGGCTCTTAAAGGGGTTGTTGATCCTGAAGAGAAGAGGATGGTGGTGGGAGAGACATTCATCCGGGTCTTCGAGGAAGAGGCGCGCAGGATCGGCGGCGATTGCCTCATTCAGGGCACCATCTATCCAGACAGAATCGAATCGGACGGAGGCATCAAAGCCCACCACAATGTAGGAGGCCTCCCCAGCCGGATCGAGTTCAAGAACATAGTTGAGCCTCTGCGCGACCTGTACAAGGACGAGGTTCGCCAGGTGGCAAGGGCTCTGAGCCTCTCCCCTGAGATCAGCGAAAGGATGCCTTTTCCCGGTCCTGGGCTGTCGGTCAGGATCGTAGGAGAGGTCACTCGGGACAAGCTGGATGTGGTCAGAAAGGCGAACGCCATTGTTGAGGAGGAGGTGGAAGAGTTTTCTCCCTGGCAGGCATTTGCCGCCATCCTGGGAATGGCGACCGGGGTCAAGGGAGACAACCGGGTCTATGGATATGTGGTCGCCGTCCGGGCAGTCACCAGCCGCGATGCCATGACCGCAGAGGCGATGGAGCTTCCCTGGCAGGTCCTCAGACGCATCTCTGGCCGGATCACCGGGGAGATCCCGACAGTCTCCAGGGTGGTCTACGACCTGACCCCAAAACCGCCGGGCACTATAGAGTTTGAGTAA
- the artA gene encoding archaeosortase A, protein MMLDWLASYLLWISLLLLLVSSLTKKSLIALSGWLLFGVFWLAQPGHYLAINDYFNAILFTAAGLMCFYMAWIMTRRSGPSKAQLWASYAAAVCGMVYFPFAEIEPLREALIGFTTLMTVQALQALSVPVVMPGWNIMTLNGRSVEIILACTAIESIALFSGLIISVRAPIGRRAAALVVSIISIYILNLVRNGFVIMAYGWSWFGSASFEVAHNLIAKIGSVAALLLISYMIFLLLPELLSIIDELAADIRHPRGDAA, encoded by the coding sequence ATGATGTTGGACTGGCTGGCTTCTTATCTGCTCTGGATCAGCTTGCTTCTGCTGCTTGTATCATCCCTGACCAAAAAGAGCCTCATCGCCCTGTCCGGATGGCTCCTATTTGGCGTATTCTGGCTGGCTCAGCCCGGGCACTATCTGGCCATCAATGACTACTTCAATGCCATCCTCTTCACTGCTGCCGGTCTCATGTGCTTTTATATGGCCTGGATAATGACTAGAAGGAGCGGCCCCTCCAAAGCCCAGCTCTGGGCAAGCTATGCCGCTGCAGTATGCGGAATGGTCTATTTTCCATTCGCCGAGATCGAGCCCCTGAGAGAGGCACTGATAGGGTTTACCACCCTCATGACTGTGCAAGCCCTTCAGGCTCTATCTGTTCCGGTGGTCATGCCCGGCTGGAATATCATGACTCTGAACGGTAGGTCGGTGGAGATCATCCTCGCCTGCACCGCCATTGAGAGCATCGCCCTCTTTTCAGGACTCATCATATCCGTCCGAGCACCAATCGGCCGGAGGGCGGCAGCTCTTGTGGTCTCTATCATCTCCATCTATATCCTGAACCTAGTGAGAAATGGATTCGTGATCATGGCCTACGGCTGGAGCTGGTTTGGAAGCGCAAGCTTTGAGGTTGCCCATAATCTGATCGCCAAGATAGGATCTGTTGCTGCTCTCTTGCTGATATCCTATATGATATTCCTGCTCCTCCCCGAACTCCTCTCGATCATAGATGAGCTGGCAGCGGACATAAGACACCCCAGAGGAGATGCCGCTTGA
- a CDS encoding phosphatidylserine decarboxylase encodes MKLAKDSRGWISVPIILTAALAAAGNWYISAAAFMGLLFMIFFHRDPDRLPQSEGMLSPADGRIIQATPEKVTVFMGFGDVHVNRSPLDGTIISVEQRKGTHLPAFLNRSCQNQQNRIRIDTEDGEIQLCQITGTFVREIICYVKPGDHVLRGERIGMIRFGSRVETTIPRGYKLQVAIGDSVRAGKTVLAIKCNSELPGVPVASGSSGVLVSSGSPGVTS; translated from the coding sequence TTGAAGCTGGCAAAAGACTCCCGCGGATGGATATCGGTGCCCATTATCCTGACCGCTGCCCTGGCCGCTGCCGGGAACTGGTACATATCGGCTGCCGCTTTTATGGGTTTGCTGTTCATGATATTCTTTCACCGGGACCCAGACCGTCTGCCGCAAAGCGAGGGTATGCTCTCTCCAGCAGACGGAAGGATCATTCAGGCCACCCCTGAGAAGGTCACCGTATTCATGGGCTTCGGCGATGTGCACGTTAACCGGTCGCCTTTAGATGGGACGATAATCAGTGTGGAGCAAAGGAAAGGCACTCACCTCCCAGCCTTTCTAAACCGCTCGTGCCAAAACCAGCAAAACAGAATTAGAATCGATACCGAGGACGGAGAGATTCAGCTGTGCCAGATCACCGGGACCTTTGTAAGAGAGATCATCTGTTATGTCAAACCCGGAGATCACGTCCTCCGGGGGGAGAGGATAGGCATGATCCGCTTTGGCTCGCGGGTGGAGACCACCATTCCCAGGGGATACAAGCTGCAAGTGGCCATTGGAGATAGCGTCCGGGCGGGGAAGACGGTTCTTGCCATCAAGTGCAACTCGGAGCTGCCAGGAGTTCCAGTGGCATCAGGTTCATCAGGAGTTCTAGTCTCTTCTGGGTCACCAGGAGTCACTTCATGA
- a CDS encoding methanogenesis marker 16 metalloprotein, whose protein sequence is MSRTVEDIKRSIKSGKATVLTQQEISEMVEEKGEIGLKDVDVVTTATRAIMSGTYAVLSFPLAAPGSFIRASSARINGVPAYPGPCPNERLGIIDLMVYGTAHSIRQPDYGGGHLLRELVEGKDVLVEVLAENGDLLEKDICLDEIPYARIFSTRNAFKNYVAFVNPKGLPLKTIFSRLEFPPHFAAATVSGCGQINPIKNDPHLETIGIGTRILINGAQGFVMGTGTRSMPTRPNLLGMADMRHMDPEYMGGFATSAGPECIGSWAVPIPVLNEYILRSILLQDRDIPLTIMDVNVRQKIGKSTYGDVWDSVDLEVQFDPERCKGCTRCTAAPACPMNAISIEDGRVLRDKTKCFNCGLCVSQCSGGAFQGRLGAIRLGERTIPIQLRQSDRARAMGLAKRLKEEILNGSFRITEMVERL, encoded by the coding sequence ATGAGCCGAACTGTGGAGGACATAAAAAGGAGTATTAAGAGCGGAAAGGCAACAGTTCTCACCCAGCAGGAGATCTCTGAGATGGTAGAAGAGAAAGGAGAGATCGGCCTGAAGGATGTGGACGTTGTCACCACCGCCACCCGGGCGATAATGAGCGGCACCTATGCTGTGCTCTCCTTTCCCCTGGCAGCCCCTGGCTCATTCATCCGCGCCAGCAGCGCCAGGATCAACGGCGTTCCTGCCTATCCAGGGCCGTGTCCCAATGAGCGACTGGGTATCATCGATCTGATGGTCTACGGCACCGCGCACAGCATACGCCAGCCGGATTACGGGGGAGGACACCTTTTAAGGGAGCTGGTGGAAGGAAAGGATGTCCTGGTGGAGGTTCTGGCAGAAAATGGAGACCTCCTGGAAAAGGACATCTGCCTGGATGAGATCCCCTATGCCCGCATATTCTCCACTCGCAATGCCTTCAAGAACTATGTGGCCTTCGTCAATCCCAAAGGCCTCCCCCTGAAGACCATCTTCAGCAGGCTGGAGTTTCCGCCTCATTTTGCCGCAGCCACGGTCTCTGGATGCGGCCAGATCAATCCCATCAAGAATGATCCCCACCTGGAAACTATTGGCATTGGAACCCGCATTCTCATCAATGGAGCGCAGGGATTTGTGATGGGGACGGGGACCCGCTCCATGCCCACCAGGCCTAACCTCCTCGGGATGGCGGACATGCGCCATATGGACCCGGAGTACATGGGCGGATTTGCGACCTCAGCCGGCCCGGAGTGCATAGGTTCCTGGGCGGTGCCAATCCCTGTGCTGAATGAATACATCTTAAGGAGCATACTGCTTCAGGATAGGGATATCCCTCTCACCATAATGGATGTGAATGTACGCCAGAAGATCGGCAAGTCGACTTACGGGGATGTCTGGGATTCTGTCGACCTGGAGGTACAGTTCGATCCGGAAAGGTGCAAAGGCTGCACCAGGTGCACTGCAGCGCCAGCCTGTCCCATGAATGCGATAAGCATCGAGGATGGCCGGGTTTTGCGCGATAAAACAAAGTGCTTCAACTGCGGCCTGTGCGTCTCCCAGTGCAGCGGCGGGGCATTCCAGGGGAGGCTGGGGGCCATCCGCCTGGGGGAGAGGACAATTCCCATTCAGCTCCGCCAATCGGATAGAGCAAGGGCGATGGGGTTAGCAAAAAGGCTGAAAGAGGAGATTCTGAATGGATCCTTTAGAATTACCGAGATGGTGGAACGATTGTGA